The sequence below is a genomic window from Macaca fascicularis isolate 582-1 chromosome 3, T2T-MFA8v1.1.
aaaaaaaaaaaaaaaaaaaggacatcctGGAGTGGGCATCCTAGAGGTTGCACTCAGTGACTCCCTGGTGCCAGCTCCACCCTCTTCACAGAACTGAGGCTGGTGGGGGGCCCCAGCCGCTGCCGGGGGCGCCTGGAGGTCATGCATGGTGGCTCCTGGGGCAGCGTCTGTGATGATGACTGGGACGTGGTGGACGCCAACGTAGTGTGTCGCCAGCTGGGCTGTGGCCTGGCGCTGCCTGTGCCACGGCCCCTCGCCTTTGGCCAAGGCCGAGGCCCCATCCTGCTGGACAACGTGGAGTGCCGCGGGCAGGAAGCTGCGCTGAGTGAGTGCGGCAGCCGTGGCTGGGGCGTCCACAATTGCTTTCACTACGAGGATGTGGCTGTCCTGTGTGATGGTGAGTGGAGCCCTGGGACCTGGggggacagacagacagactgtGGCAGGCAGCAGGGCTGTAGGCTAGATAAATGAAGGGACTTCCCACGGGTAAGGCTGTTCCATGCAGATCAGGCCAGAGGCTACGATGCCTGGTGCCGGGGAAGAGTCCCAGCCTGGGTCCCAGGGATTATTCTGGGTCATTGCCTGACTTTGAACCAAAAGGAAACCAGCACTACTGCTTCCACGTAAGGCTTTGATTGTGCCAGCAGAGCCcctctccctttaaaaaaaattttttttggaggttttggagatggggtctcactctttgacccagaccagagtgcagtggtgtgatcatagctcactgcagcctcaaactcctgggctcaagggattctcccgcctcactagctgggactacaggtgcaagccagcCCGCTGGTTCCCCTGTCCCAGTTTTAAAAGCAGAcaatcagccgggcacggtggctcatgcctgtaaccccggcactttgggaggccaagatggcaagattgcttaagcccaggagtttgagaccatcttgcgaacatagcaagatctcatctctacgaaaaatcagaaaaattagcaaggcatgggggggtccccactacttgggaggcagaggagggaggatcgctggagtctggggggtcaaggctgcagtgagctatgattgtgacactgcactccagcctgggtgacagagcaagaccctgtctcaaaaaacaaaaaaccgacTATTGGGGTAATACTGGCCATGAGCTCCACGTGGCATAGAGCTGCAGCGGAAACTGAGAGCAGTGCTTCTAGTTTTCAAGAAAATCAGGGGGTCTCATGAAAACACAGATTGAGGCCccatcccagagtttctgattctgcaggtctgggtggggcctgagaatctgcatcgCTAACAGTTCCCAAGGGAGGTGAACTGCTTTAAGAACTGTGCtttagggaggctaaggcaggagaatggcgtgaacccgggaggcagagcttgcagtgagccgagattgcaccactgccctccagcctgggcaacagagcgagactccgtctcaaaaaaaaaaaaaaaaaaaaagaactgtgctgcaggctgggcgcggtggcttatgcctgtaattccagcactttgggaggccaaggcaggcggatcatctgaggtcaggagttcaaaaccagcctgaccaacatggtgaaaccctgtctctctactaaaaatacaaaagattagctggatgtggtagcgggcacctataatcccagctgctcaggaggctgaggcaggagaattgttttaaccagggaggcgaaggttgcagtgagttgagatcacgccactgcactgcagcctgagcgacagagcaagactccatctcaaaaaaacaaaaacaaaaaaccgtgCTTTAGAGGAGTCCAGGACACTGGTGTGGCCCCTCTCCTCTCATACCCCAGGGTTCCTGGCTGTGACTCTGTGTGGCCAGAGAGGCTCTGGGGGCAAGCACCTTATGGGTCCATCCTCCTGCCCCTCAAACACCCTGTGGTGTGAGGATGGAGAACAGAAAGACCCCTTCATCCACTCCATGTCCTTTCCAGAATTCTTGCCAACGCAGCCCCCAACAAGGAAGATGTTAACCAGTAGAGTACCCCCTACAACACCGCCGAATGGAAAAAGTATGTAAGCATAATGTGGGCAACACCTGGGTTCTGGGACAGGAGTCTCTCACACCCTATCCTAGGCAGTGGGAAGACAGGGATTACAAATTGAAGATTGAAAGTTAGAGAAAATggctggccgcggtggctcatgcctataatcccagcactatgggaggctgaggccagcagatcacttgaggttgggagtttgagaccaggctggccaacatggtgaaaccctgtctctactaaaaatacaaaaattagccgggcgttgtggtgggtacctgtagtcccagctcctcgggaggctgaggcaggagactcgcttgaacccaggaggcggaggttgcagtgaggcgatatcattccaccgcactccagcctaggtgacagagcgagactccgtctcaaaaataaaaaggagagagagagaaagagagaaaagaaagagagagagaaagaaggaaggaagggaggaaggaaggaagggaggaagggagggagggagggatggataaaagaaaagaaagaaaaagaaaggaaggaaggaaggagggagggagggagggagggagggagggagggaaggaaggaaggaaggaaggaaggaaggaaggaaggaaggaaggaaggaaggaaggaaggaaggaaggaaggaaggaaagaagaaagacattGAGAgaaaatggccgggcacggtgactcatgcctgcaacctcagcactttggaggcagaggcaggcggataacttgaggccaggagttcatggccgacatggtgaaacgctgtctctacaaaaaatacaaaaattagccaggcgtggtggcacatgcctgtagtcccagctacttgggaggctgaggcaggagaatcacttgaacccaggaggcagaggttgcagtaagatcatgccactgtactccagcctgggggatacagTGAGaccaaagagagaaaatgagtgaGGGGTGAGACTGGAGCTTAACCTCACAGGAAAGTCAGATGAGCCCAAGAATGATGATCATGACtagaacaagaaaatgaaaagtgctTTAAAAGAGGGACAgtgaaagaggcaaggaagtcCAGAGGTGGAAGAGGGTCCTGTTCCTCAGGagatcagggagggcttcctggaggaagaggtgTGGGCACCGTATCTTGAGGATGTCATTTGCAGTAGATGAGAAAGCAGCACGTCCCAGGCTGCCAGGAGACAGGGAGCAGGGTAGGGGGGTTGGTTTTAGGCAGCAGGGATGATACTGCGATCCCATAAACCACCCCCAGTCTGGACCAAGGAGGCAGTACCCTGGGCAGCAGGGTGAGAAGATGCCCATGGGTTGTAGGTCCTGGGATACCGGGCTGCCTTTGTGGTTTGGACGGGAGCAGAGGCCAGTGGGACATGCGCCCTGCCCCCGCCCTTGTCCCCAGGTGAGGGCAGCGTGCGCCTGGTAGGGGGCGCGAACCTGTGTCAGGGCCGAGTGGAGATCCTGCACGGTGGCCTGTGGGGCACCGTGTGTGACGACGACTGGGGGCTTCCGGATGCTGCTGTGGTCTGTCGTCAGCTGGGCTGCGGAGCGGCCATGGCCGCCACCACCAACGCCTTCTTTGGCTATGGCACGGGGCACATCCTGCTGGACAACGTGCATTGCGAAGGCGGCGAGCCCCGCCTGGCAGCCTGCCAGAGCCTGGGCTGGGGCGTGCACAACTGTGGCCACCACGAGGACGCGGGAGCACTCTGCGCAGGTGCGGGCTCTAGGGGCTTTGGGCGGTGAGCGGTGGGCGGAGGCGGGGCAGGTGGGCGGGGCCCTGCGCCAATGCTGGAGGAGGAGGCTTGAGTGGGTAGGTGGATGTGGAGAGTGCTTTGGCTGTCTTGATGCTCCCCAGAGCTCTCCAGGCAGCCTCCAAAATTACTTGTATCTCAGTACTGTACTGTAAGTGCCTCTGAATATCCCAGAACTCCTGGTGGTACACTCCACGGCTATGTAACAATACTGCATtaatccagcctggccaacatggtgaaaattagccgggcatggtggtgcacacctgtaataccagcgactcaggaggctgaggcaggagaatcgcttgaacccaggaggcggaggttgcagggagccgagctgacgccactgcactccagcctgggcgacagagagagactccgtctcaaaaaacaaagaaacaaaacaaaacaaaaactgcactATTGCTTCACCAATACTCAAGAATTCTATAGCAATATCCCAAGGATGTCTCCAGAACGTTCCAGCAAGTACTGTTCCTGGACCACTTTAGAGTAACACTCTAGAATAACACTCACAGTAACACTCTAGAATAACACTCACAGTAACACTCTAGAATTGCCCCAGAGATATTCCAGAATTCTCTAATGCTCACAGAATTACCTAGCACAACCCTCTGTCATTGTGATGCTCTAATAATAGCATTTTCTCCCCACCTGGGCCCTCTCCAATTTGGGAGGGTTTCTCAGCAAAGAGGAATAATAGGGCCAATAATGCTATTTCACAGATGGACTCTGCTCTGTAAGAGATAATAGTGGTTGCCCACAACTCATAATTCATAGCAAACTAAGGGCAATGTGTataggtgaggaagctgaggcacagagagtcaGAGCCTTGCCCATGATCACACAGTCGATGCAAGGCAGGCGAGCCCCCAAATTGAGGCTTAGTCCAGTAGGATTTTTGGTTTCCCTCAGCAAAGGATTTAAGGGCCAGCTGGTGTTAGCAGCTTTCATTGACGCGGCAgtgcacagcagcagcagagacCCCGCTCCTTGctgagcagggctaccccataggcagtgtgcccagagtagcagctcagagaCAGGTCTGCAGTCGTAATTCTATTTACTTTCAAGTATATGCAAATTAGGGGACAGATGATGCAGATATTTTAAGAACTAGAATGGTAATTTTTGGGTTGTCTGTGTTGCCATGGAAAGGTAACTCCAGGTGTTGCCacggcaatggtaaactgacatggcacacggGTGGGCGTATCTCATGGAGAGGcactcccaccccatccctgtttcagctagtcctcaatttggtccggTATCTGAGCCCCACCTCCCGAGTCGAGTGAGCCCCCACCCCGACCCATTTCCCTCTCAGAGATTAGTTTGtttgtagttgttttttttgaaacagagtctcgctctgttgcccaggttggagtgcagtggcgtgatcttggctcactgcaagctccacctcccgggttcattccattctcctgcctcagcctcctgagtagctgggactacaggcacccgccaccatgccgtctaatgttttgtatttgtagtagagacagggtttcaccgtgttagccaggatggtcttgatctgctgacctcatgatctgcccgcctcagcctgccaaagtgctgggattacaggcgtgatccactgcgcccggcctgagattagttgtctttttgttttttttacgtTAAGAGGGGCTGTAGAAGGGCAGAAGTCTGTCTCAGTGAGCCCTGACAGAGCTCCTGCTAACCCTGGTCATGGCCCTTGCCCTGCTAGCCTTGTTTTCTCTGTAAGAGGGGGATAAtggcccgggcacggtggcccacgcctgtaatcccagcactttgggaggctgagatgggcggatcgcctgaggtcaggagaccagcctggccagcatggtgaaactctgtctctactaaaaaaatacaaaagttagccaggcgtggtggcgggcacctgtaatcccagctatttgggaagctgaggcaggggaatcgcttgaacctgggaggcagaggttgcagcgagctgagattgcagcattgcactccagcctgggcaacaagagtgaaactccgtctcaataaaaagaaaagaggaggataAAGGGAACTCAGGACTGTGTATAGTCCTCCCTGATGGGCAAGGCCTTCTGTACTCCATGTCTGTTGGACACAGTGGGCTTCTGATGAGAACATGGGAcattggaaagaaatgaaagcgTGTCTGTGAGAGCCCTGTATAAACTGAAGTGTACACCTCACAGCACAAGCGAATTATGACTATCAAAGTGGGGACAGGCCTCCTTAGACCCCCGCTACGGCTGGGCTACCAGACCTGGAAGTAACATCTATTCTCTCCTCCAGGGAGACCCTCCTATCCTCCCCTGACAGCCCATGGCTGACCAGGGACCAGAATCTCAGCCTCTGACCCTGCCCCTTCTCTCCTGCCCTAGTCCTGGGTCCCCCAACGCTCACAGCACTGCCATCCTCGGCCACAAGACAGGACTGGGCTTGGCACACAGATCCATCCGGTAAAGAGCTCAGCCCTCCAGGCGGGAATGTTAGGGGCACGGTGGGTGCGGCTGGGAACTGGGAAGAATGTTCTGGATCCACAGGCGGGGGCCCTGGCTAACAGGCCAGGGCTTTGGCCAGATGGTGCAGAGGTGGGTGAGAGAATTATGAGCAGACAGAGCAAGGATGATGAAACTCAGAGCTCTGAAAACCTCAGCGGGGTGGGAGGAGGCAGTAAGAGATTTCTTCAAAGCACAGAAGTAAAATTTGGGATGtgggtggtggctcactcctgtaatcccagcactttgggaaacaggCGGGAGGATCGGTTGAGGTCAGctgaagaccatcctgggcaacgcagctagaccctgtctctaaatatatgtatatatatttaaattgccaggcatagtggctcacgcctgtaatcccagcactgtgggaggctgaagcaggtggatcacttgaggttggagtttgagaccagcctggccaacatggtgaaatcccatctctactacaaatacaaaaattaaaaagaaataaataaaaatacaaaaattagccgagcgcctgtaatcccagatacttggaaggctgaggcaggagaatcgcttgagcctggcaggcggaggttgcagagagcccagattgcaccactgcactgcagtttgggcgacatagcgagactctgtatcaaaataaataaataaataaataaataaataaataaataaaactagctgggcatcgtggcttgtgccagtcctagcactttggaaaaccgaggcaggaggatcgcttgaggccgggagttctaggctgcagtgagctatgactgcatcactgctttccagcctgggcgacagagcaagaccctgtctcgaagttcattttttttttccccaatgggACGATGCTGAGATTGGGAATTGAGAGACCTTACGAGGGGGTCGATTGAGATGAAGGTTGAATCAAGGTTAGCAGTGCAGTTGAAATTAGGATATGAACTATCCCTGGACCTGAAGTTAGGGTAATACATAGAATTAGCTTTCGGTTAATTCAACCAAGTTTCCCCGAGATCCCAACGCGCGCCAGACAACGCGGTGACTTCTGGGGTTGCAGCTGAGTGGGGGTACGGGTGTGGTAGGGTTGGGGGGTCTTGGTAGGCGTCCCCGTGCCCTGCTGCAGGACAGAAGGCCTCCTCGTTCCCTGCGAACGCTCTAGATGCCCTGTCTCCGCAGCTACAGGAGTTGGCCCCCAGCCTTCCCGGGAGACGGCACTGCTCACCACCGCCGCCTGGGCCGCGGGGAAGAAAAGTAAGTGGCGGTGCCCGGGGTCtgcggggggtgggggagggtagGGCTGGGGCTATGCCCGGGAGCCggcagccccagcccagcccctctaGCCGCGAGCCTATGCACCCCGCAGGCGGGCGGCTGCGGCTGGTGGGCGGCCCGGGCCCGTGCCGCGGCCGCGTGGAGGTGCTGCACGCCGGGGGTTGGGGCACCGTGTGCGACGATGACTGGGACTTTGCGGACGCGCGCGTGGCCTGCCGTGAGGCGGGCTGCGGGCCCGCGCTGGGCGCCACGGGCCTGGGCCACTTCGGCTACGGCCGCGGCCCCGTGCTGCTGGACAACGTGGGCTGCGCCGGCACCGAGGCCCGCCTGAGTGACTGCTTCCACCTGGGCTGGGGCCAGCACAACTGCGGCCACCACGAGGACGCGGGCGCGCTCTGCGCAGGTGAGGCCTCCCGCGGGGCCGCGCACTGCGGCgtgggaggggcggggcggggccgggcgcggCCTGGGCGGGGCCACGCGTGAGGCCTCTCTGCGGCACTGCCGCCCGGGGAGCATGCGCACTCCGCAGAGGGGAGCCGCCCCGCCGTCCGTGCGCCCTGCGGCTgcgcggcggggcggggccggaACGGAGGGCGTGCTGCAGTGGAAAATGGGGCGGGGTCTGGGGAGGGCCGCGTGGTGCAGCGGTGAGGGGCGGTGTCCGAAGGTCAGGGCTAAGGCCGATTCTTGTTCGAGAAAGGCATCAAGTCCGTAAAGGGCAGGGCCGTTTGCTCCCGGCTAAACCTAGACCCAGCAAAACTCTATTAAGCAGAGTGGATCACCCTTACCAGAGCTAGCGTGTGACCTTTGGGCGGAATCAATGGAAAGGGGTGTTTGCAGTTTGGCAGAACATTGTGAAATTCATTGATTGTTGTGGGAATTGATGTCTTCGCCCTCATTTGGTGCCCCAGGGCTAGTAGGCCCTACTTCCCATAGTTTTGGCCACAAAAGGTTCTGCTTTGGGGCCAAGGTTTGGAGAGGCACAAcccctatttcttcttttttttttttttaatcttttgagacagagtcttgctctgtcacccagactggggtgcagtggcatggtcatagttcactgcagccttaaactcctgggctcacgcaatcctgCCCtgctcaacctccagagtagctgggactacaaggggcATGCCGCcgtacctgggtaatttttgtattttttatagagatgaggtctcgctgttttgcccaggctactctcgaactcctggtctcaagcgatcctctcaccttgacttttttttttttttcccgagacagagtctcagtctatcacccaggctgaagtgcagtggctcactgcaacctccacctcccaggttcaagcgattctcctgcctcagcctcccgagtagctgggactacaggcgcatgccaccatgtctggctaatttttgtagttttaatagagacagggtttcaccatgttggccaggctggtctacgaactcctgacctcaggtgatccacctgcctcggcctcccaaagtgctgggattataggcgtgagccaccatgaccagccttaCCTTgacctcttaaagtgctgggattacaggtgtgagccactgcccccacccAGTGACACAACCCCCATTTCTGATCAAGGGGAGCAGTTCTTCAGGAACCTGTGAAGTCCTTTTTGTCCCTAGGACAGGCTTTCCTGGGGCGAGCAGGAGGGAACCTGGCCCTAAGGAACATGCTCCCCATTGTGACAGCCACCTCTTTATCTCTGTCCTTCCTGAACCAGgcccagaggagctgggactgcaagtcCAGCAGGATGGTTCTGAGACCACGCGGGTGCCCACTCCTCGGCCCAGAGAcggtaggtgcctataatcccctGAAAGTGGGTGGAGGCATGAGGGTCTGAAGGACGTGGATTGGGGGAGGTCACAGCCTGGGTTATAAAGCTCAGCAGATTAACACCAGGACCTGGAAGTCTTGTCCTTTTGGTTGGTCTCAGGCCTCCTTTGTGGGAATATGGTATCCAGAAAGAAGGAGGTGAGCTTTAAACTAGAGAAATCTGGAGATTCCTAGAGGTGAGATCAGAATGAGGGGATAAGGATCCTGTCCTGAGCAAAGCAATGAAAAAATTCAGAATGTAGTTCTGGGAGCCCAGGGGGTTGGGGGAGACCATGGAGACCATGATGACCTCCAGGGGACACAATAGGATGTAATCACAATCTCCAAACAACCGGCCTGGGGCTAGGGTACTGGGATTACGAGCAGAGGACCAGGGAGAGAGCAGACATAAAGCACCCAGCACACGTCACGGATCACTCAAAAATGTTTGCACGCTTTCTCCCAGTCCTGAGACTCTGGATCTGGACTAATGCTCatcttacttatttatttgttatattatttttttgagatgaagtcttgctctttcacctaagcaggagtgcagtggcacaacccccacctcccaggttcaagcgattctcgtgcctcagcctccccactaggtgggattataggcatgtggcaccacacccagctaattttgtttgtgtgtatttttagtacagacggggtttcaccatgttggccaggctggtctctaactcctgacctcaagtgatcttccagccttgggctcccaaagtggtgtgattacaggcatgagcttttGCATCTGGCCCCATCTTATTtatgtttgagacagtcttgctctgtcatccaggctggaattcagtggcacaatcatggctactgcagccttgacctcctggcctcaagcgatcctcctgcttcagcctcccaagtacctgggactacaaggcacacaccaccaccaccacgcccagctaatttttattttttttgctttgttttgttttgtttttagagacagggtcttgctatgttgcccaggctgctgtccagctcctgggcacaagcagtcctccctcctcagcctcccaaagtgctgggattgcaggcatgagccaccgcacccagtgccaatttttttttttttttttttttttgagaccgagtctcgctctgtcgcccaggctggagtgtagtagcgtgatctcagctcactgcaagctccgcctcccaggttcacaccattctcctgcctcagcctcccacgtagctgggactacaggcgcccgccaccacacccagctacttttttgtatttttagtagagacgggatttcaccatgttagccaggatggtcttgatctcctgaccttgtgatctgcccacctcggcttcccaaagtgctgggattacaggtgtgagccacggtgcccagccagtGCCAATCTTACTTTAATTTAATGTGTCTGCCTTCACCTAGTGGCTCCTAGGACAGTGCTCAGAGTGTCTCAGACCTCTCTTTACTCCCAACCTGGCCTAGCTTGGGAGTGGTCCGGCATGGACCAGCCCCTTCCAACCCAGCCCTTGTCCCCCCACAGGGCATCTACGTCTGGTCAACGGAGCCCACCGATGTGAGGGGCGTGTAGAGCTCTACCTAGGGCAACGGTGGGGCACTGTCTGTGATGACGCTTGGGACCTGCGGGCAGCCGGTGTCCTGTGCCGCCAGCTGGGCTGTGGCCAGGCCCTCGCAGCCCCTGGTGAGGCTCACTTTGGCCCAGGCCGAGGCCCCATTCTCCTGGACAATGTCAAGTGCCGTGGGGAAGAGAGTGCCCTGCTGCTCTGCTCTCACATCCGCTGGGATGCCCACAACTGTGACCACAGTGAGGATGCCGGTGTCCTGTGCCAGCCTTCATGACCCAGCCCGCTCTGCACACCACCTCTTCTTCCAGGAGCTGTGATCTGccctccctcctccaggaagccctcctctTGTGACGACTACAGCTCACTTTGCCCCTTCTTCCCTTGCCTGGGAGAGAGCCTACCCAGACAGTGCAGTCCTGCGTGGGGGAGCCTGGCTGTACCCCCATCCACTTACTGCGTGACCTCAGCCTGTCATTGACTATTGTGAGCCCAGTTCAGTGAAAGCTCCTGTGGTTTTGCTCAGCCAAAACCAAAACGAGGGGAAGAGAAATGATTCCTAACTCTTCTCTTTGGTGGGGCTCTTTTTATAGCACCAGCCCCTGCCTTCCTTGCCctagatccaggaagctcagggGCTCTTTAAATGGGATATCTCCTCTTCCCCCAATCCATCTTGGGATCCCCAAGAAGAGGGAAGGCAGGAGGGGCCTACATCTCTTACCTTGGGCCCTCAGGGGCTGCAGAGGAACCTgggtccctgcccagccctgtTCCGCGAGGGCCTGGACTCACTCAGATGGTGCTTGGCTGGACAaggggactgggggaggggccAAAGCAGGGACAGCGGCCCCTCCCTGCAGCTGGCAGCATCTCTGATTTATGCCGTCCCCACCACAGAGCCTCCACTTTGCAGGAGCAAAGAACCCTGGGGGCCTGTAGCCACCCGTTCATAGGTGCCAAGTCAATAAAGCATTGTCCCCCATCTCTTGTAACTGAAGTCACTGTCTGAGCACAAATGTATTCTCtgtggcagcaggagagactctGGGCAGGACTCTCGGGAGGAAACAGGGTTCGGGATGGAGGACGGTTCAAGAGCATCATCTGAGAGCTCTCGGCAGGTCCATCGCATCCTGGAAATGCTGAGTCACGGTGTCA
It includes:
- the SSC4D gene encoding scavenger receptor cysteine-rich domain-containing group B protein isoform X3, which produces MGASETPFTIWMRKEAEMQTGPQPDEKGWGWRLGDGSAAPPFLPQALSFLLLLPLASALQPTPLTFPELRLVGGPSRCRGRLEVMHGGSWGSVCDDDWDVVDANVVCRQLGCGLALPVPRPLAFGQGRGPILLDNVECRGQEAALSECGSRGWGVHNCFHYEDVAVLCDEFLPTQPPTRKMLTSRVPPTTPPNGKSEGSVRLVGGANLCQGRVEILHGGLWGTVCDDDWGLPDAAVVCRQLGCGAAMAATTNAFFGYGTGHILLDNVHCEGGEPRLAACQSLGWGVHNCGHHEDAGALCAVLGPPTLTALPSSATRQDWAWHTDPSATGVGPQPSRETALLTTAAWAAGKKSPEELGLQVQQDGSETTRVPTPRPRDGHLRLVNGAHRCEGRVELYLGQRWGTVCDDAWDLRAAGVLCRQLGCGQALAAPGEAHFGPGRGPILLDNVKCRGEESALLLCSHIRWDAHNCDHSEDAGVLCQPS
- the SSC4D gene encoding scavenger receptor cysteine-rich domain-containing group B protein isoform X4 — translated: MGASETPFTIWMRKEAEMQTGPQPDEKGWGWRLGDGSAAPPFLPQALSFLLLLPLEFLPTQPPTRKMLTSRVPPTTPPNGKSEGSVRLVGGANLCQGRVEILHGGLWGTVCDDDWGLPDAAVVCRQLGCGAAMAATTNAFFGYGTGHILLDNVHCEGGEPRLAACQSLGWGVHNCGHHEDAGALCAVLGPPTLTALPSSATRQDWAWHTDPSATGVGPQPSRETALLTTAAWAAGKKSGRLRLVGGPGPCRGRVEVLHAGGWGTVCDDDWDFADARVACREAGCGPALGATGLGHFGYGRGPVLLDNVGCAGTEARLSDCFHLGWGQHNCGHHEDAGALCAGPEELGLQVQQDGSETTRVPTPRPRDGHLRLVNGAHRCEGRVELYLGQRWGTVCDDAWDLRAAGVLCRQLGCGQALAAPGEAHFGPGRGPILLDNVKCRGEESALLLCSHIRWDAHNCDHSEDAGVLCQPS
- the SSC4D gene encoding scavenger receptor cysteine-rich domain-containing group B protein isoform X2 gives rise to the protein MGASETPFTIWMRKEAEMQTGPQPDEKGWGWRLGDGSAAPPFLPQALSFLLLLPLASALQPTPLTFPELRLVGGPSRCRGRLEVMHGGSWGSVCDDDWDVVDANVVCRQLGCGLALPVPRPLAFGQGRGPILLDNVECRGQEAALSECGSRGWGVHNCFHYEDVAVLCDEFLPTQPPTRKMLTSRVPPTTPPNGKSEGSVRLVGGANLCQGRVEILHGGLWGTVCDDDWGLPDAAVVCRQLGCGAAMAATTNAFFGYGTGHILLDNVHCEGGEPRLAACQSLGWGVHNCGHHEDAGALCAATGVGPQPSRETALLTTAAWAAGKKSGRLRLVGGPGPCRGRVEVLHAGGWGTVCDDDWDFADARVACREAGCGPALGATGLGHFGYGRGPVLLDNVGCAGTEARLSDCFHLGWGQHNCGHHEDAGALCAGPEELGLQVQQDGSETTRVPTPRPRDGHLRLVNGAHRCEGRVELYLGQRWGTVCDDAWDLRAAGVLCRQLGCGQALAAPGEAHFGPGRGPILLDNVKCRGEESALLLCSHIRWDAHNCDHSEDAGVLCQPS
- the SSC4D gene encoding scavenger receptor cysteine-rich domain-containing group B protein isoform X1, coding for MGASETPFTIWMRKEAEMQTGPQPDEKGWGWRLGDGSAAPPFLPQALSFLLLLPLASALQPTPLTFPELRLVGGPSRCRGRLEVMHGGSWGSVCDDDWDVVDANVVCRQLGCGLALPVPRPLAFGQGRGPILLDNVECRGQEAALSECGSRGWGVHNCFHYEDVAVLCDEFLPTQPPTRKMLTSRVPPTTPPNGKSEGSVRLVGGANLCQGRVEILHGGLWGTVCDDDWGLPDAAVVCRQLGCGAAMAATTNAFFGYGTGHILLDNVHCEGGEPRLAACQSLGWGVHNCGHHEDAGALCAVLGPPTLTALPSSATRQDWAWHTDPSATGVGPQPSRETALLTTAAWAAGKKSGRLRLVGGPGPCRGRVEVLHAGGWGTVCDDDWDFADARVACREAGCGPALGATGLGHFGYGRGPVLLDNVGCAGTEARLSDCFHLGWGQHNCGHHEDAGALCAGPEELGLQVQQDGSETTRVPTPRPRDGHLRLVNGAHRCEGRVELYLGQRWGTVCDDAWDLRAAGVLCRQLGCGQALAAPGEAHFGPGRGPILLDNVKCRGEESALLLCSHIRWDAHNCDHSEDAGVLCQPS